AGTTTGAAAAATACATGTCTGATACAGGTTTTGATGTTGATTTAAGCAACAATAAAGAGTATGTCAAAAAATATATTGTTGCCGAATTTGCGCGTCAATTATTTGGAGAAACTCAGTATTATCAAGTGTTTTTGAAAGATGATGCGATGATAAAAGCTATTCTAAAGTAATAATCCAGAGTATTTTATCTTTAAAGTTTTCGTGAAAAAATTAAGCATCATAACCTTAATTAAGCATGAATTCCTTAAATTAAGCTTTTACTTCTTAATTAAGCCTGTCTGCTCTTAATTTGAGGTTATTTACTTCTTAAAAGCAGTTTTAAACCTCAACAAAGAGGTTATTAACTTGAACAAAAGAGTTTTTAACTTCATCAAAGAAGATATTTACTTAATCTACGAGGTTAATTACTCGAACAAAACAGTTTTGAACTTCATCGAAAAGGTTTTTTTCTTAAACCAAGTAGCTTTGAACCTCAATGATGAAGTTTTTTACTTAAAGCAATGTGTTCTTGAGATTATTTCCCAACCGAATCATGCACCTGAACATGAATTCCGTTGTTCCAAAGAGTTAAAATATCGGTGGCAACAGCTGCACCGCTTCCTGCAGCAATTGAAAACTGACTACGATGTCCAGCCAAAGTTCCACAAACATAAATTCCTTCGGTAACCAAATGGTCATCGTTCACCAATTGAATTTTGTTTTTCTCTGGATTTGACTTTTTATGTGGAATAATATAGTTTTCTAAACCTTCAATTGTAAAAGGATTGGATGCGCCAATGGCAATCACAATTATTTTGGAAATATAGGTTTGTTTATTGGTAATAATTGTAAAACTTCCTGCTTTACCTTCAATTTTCATTACTTTTTCATTTGTAATTTGACTAACATGTCCATATTGATTAGTCAAATGTTCTATACTAAAATCAAGTAATTCAGAACCTCGTTTTCCTGGAGTAATTCCATAAGCATTATTGAACACCGCATTTTGAAGTGAAGAAGCCTTTTGATGAGCAATAATTCCAATCTTTTTGTCTGAAGCAAAAGGTTTGTTTTTGGCAGAACCAAGAATCAAAGCACACGACATACCCGAAACTCCGCCGCCAATAATTAGAACATCAAACATAGATTAGTTTTTCATTTTGTCTTCTATCTTTTTAGACATTCTAAAAATTAGAAGAATTAAAACGGCACAAAAAGCAGCAGCAATTCCAATTAAAGCTACAGCACTATCGCCTTCAAATGGTTTTTGAAAATCCAACAAGGTAACGTTGAATATAATTAATCCTATAGCAAGTATGATTAATATGTTTGTAAATAATTTCATTTGACAGTATTATGGAACAAAAATATAAAAATTAGGACTATATGAACAGACCTTTAACATTAGCGGCAAATAATTTAACAGCAATTGCCAAAAGAACCACACCAAACACTTTTCTGATGATGGCTATTCCGTTTTTACTCAACATGCGTTCAATTTTAGACGATGATTTTAAAACGGCATAAACCAAAATAATATTCAAAAGAATGGCAATAATAATATTCACCGACTGAAATTCGGCACGTAGCGAAAGCAAAGTAGTCATTGTTCCTGCACCAGCAATCAAAGGAAAAGCAATCGGCACAATAGAAGCCGAACTGGCTTGTTCATCTCTATATAAACGAATACCAAGTATCATTTCTAAAGCAAGAAAAAACAAAACAAAAGAACCAGCAACCGCAAACGAATTGACATCAATTCCAATAAGTTTTAATATTTCTTCACCAACAAACAAAAAAGCAATCATAATTCCGGCTGAAACTAAAGACGCTTTCTCTGATTGAATATGTCCAAATTTTGACCTCAAATCTATAATAATCGGAATACTTCCAATAATATCAATCACAGCAAAAAGTACCATTGTTGCCGTCACTATTTCTCTAAAATCTATATTCATTGTAAAACTTTTTGCAAAAGTAATCATTTCAAAAAAGGAAAAATAGATTTAGCATTTGTAAAATGGCTATTTTTGCAACTCAGAAAACTCGAGTTTCATGTTTCAATTAGGTAAAACCATCGTTTCGGAAGATATTTTAGAAAAAGATTTTGTGTGCAATCTCTCGGCTTGTCATGGCGCATGTTGTGTTGATGGCGATGCTGGCGCACCTTTGACCAAAGAAGAAACTAAAATTCTGGAAGAAATCTATCCAAAAGTAAAACCCTTTTTAAGAAAAGAAGGCATTGAAGCTATAGAACGATTAGGAACTTGGGTTGTTGGTACCGAGCAAGATTTAGAAACTCCTCTAATCGATAATAAAGATTGTGCCTATGTTATTTTTGATGGCAAAACAGCACTTTGTGGCATTGAACAGGCGTATAACCAAGGAATAATTGATTGGAAAAAACCAGTTTCTTGCCATTTATATCCTATCAGAGTAAAAGACTTCACCGAGTTTGCTGCGGTCAATTATGACCGTTGGGACATTTGCAATCCTGCATGTTCATTAGGAAAAGAACTCGAAGTTCCTGTTTATAAATTTGTAAAAGAAGCTTTGATTAGACGTTTTGGAGAATCATGGTATGCAGACCTTGAAAAAGTAGCCGAAGATTTAAAAGACGGAAAATAATCCCGATAAATTTAACACGTTAAATAATATCAAACCTTCGAATCGCTATCTATTGTTACTATTTTTTAATTCATTTTTGTTAAAAACAACTCCTTTTTTTAACATTGCCTAACTAATTAATTGACTAAATTAGAGCAACTTAAAACTTCTGCTTTTTTTAAACTTTACATCTACTGATGCTGTAATTTCGAAGTAGCTCAATTTTAAAAAAAAACAACAAAAAGGGGAAGAAAATCAACAAACCTTATCTTTTTAATAATTGCTATTTCATTTTATTAATTTTAAAATTTTAAAAAACATGAAGTCAATTATTAGTGTATTAGTTGTGTTAGCATTTGCTATCCCAACTTTTAGTCAAGAAACGAATTATACTGGTAAATTTGATGATACTTCTAAAAACATTAAGTTACCAGCGGTAGTAATCAAAAAAGTAGGCGAAGATTTCAGTGTATATCTTCCCGAAATTGAAAATCAAGACAGTAAAATAAATTATATCCAAAATACATTCATAGCGTACGATTTGGGTAAAGATCTTGAAGGCTATGATAATTTTTTAGTTTATATGGATATTAAAGATGCATCTTTGGTAGCAACTTATAACGAAAAAGGGAAACTTATTAAAGTGGTTGAAAAATATGATAATGTTAGATTACCCAACATCGTATTGAATAAAATACTAAAAGAATACCCTAATTGGAGAATAATTAAAGACCGATATTCTTATTCACAAGAAGAAGGTGATGTAACTAAAAAACACTATGATGTGCTATTAGAAAAAAACAATCAAGTTCAAAAAATTGTTATTGCATCCAATGGTGAGTTTATAAAACGCAAAACAAACTAACATAAAAAAATAAAAAAG
The window above is part of the Flavobacterium sp. PMTSA4 genome. Proteins encoded here:
- a CDS encoding FAD-dependent oxidoreductase, whose translation is MFDVLIIGGGVSGMSCALILGSAKNKPFASDKKIGIIAHQKASSLQNAVFNNAYGITPGKRGSELLDFSIEHLTNQYGHVSQITNEKVMKIEGKAGSFTIITNKQTYISKIIVIAIGASNPFTIEGLENYIIPHKKSNPEKNKIQLVNDDHLVTEGIYVCGTLAGHRSQFSIAAGSGAAVATDILTLWNNGIHVQVHDSVGK
- a CDS encoding MarC family protein — encoded protein: MNIDFREIVTATMVLFAVIDIIGSIPIIIDLRSKFGHIQSEKASLVSAGIMIAFLFVGEEILKLIGIDVNSFAVAGSFVLFFLALEMILGIRLYRDEQASSASIVPIAFPLIAGAGTMTTLLSLRAEFQSVNIIIAILLNIILVYAVLKSSSKIERMLSKNGIAIIRKVFGVVLLAIAVKLFAANVKGLFI
- a CDS encoding DUF3109 family protein, with amino-acid sequence MFQLGKTIVSEDILEKDFVCNLSACHGACCVDGDAGAPLTKEETKILEEIYPKVKPFLRKEGIEAIERLGTWVVGTEQDLETPLIDNKDCAYVIFDGKTALCGIEQAYNQGIIDWKKPVSCHLYPIRVKDFTEFAAVNYDRWDICNPACSLGKELEVPVYKFVKEALIRRFGESWYADLEKVAEDLKDGK